A region of the Pseudomonas sp. A34-9 genome:
GGATCTGGCATCCGCTGCTGATCCGCTTCGGTGCCAACACGCTCAAGACGTTCAAACAGCGTTCCGATGGCGATCCGGTGTTGGGCGAAGAGGATATTTTTTTCATCGATATGGGGGTGGTCTGGCAGGGCCATGAAGGTGATGCGGGCGCGACGTTCACCACCGGTGCTGATCCGCAAATGCTCGCTTGCGCGGCGGCGGCCAAGGAATTGTTCGACCGCGTCGAAGCCTTCTGGCGTGAGGGTGTTTCCGGGGTTGAGCTTTATCGTTATGCCAGTGATCAGGCCGAGGCGATGGGCTGGGTACTGAACCTGAATATCAAGGGCCATCGGGTCAGCGATTTTCCTCATGCGATTCACCGGGGCGGCGATCTGGGCGATTTTGATCAGGCGCCGCATGCCGGCGTGTGGATTCTGGAAATCCAGATCGCTCATCCGTCGCGGCCGTTTGGCGCTTTCTATGAGGACCTGCTGATCTGAGCCGTGCTGATCTTCGGGGCGTGCTTTTATGTAGGGGGCGTGACAACAGGGCGCAGCGCTGTAGTTGTTTTTATATAGCGCCAACTTCGATGATGCCCGCCGTTTCCTAACTCCAAAGTCAAAAAAACAGGACGTCCAGCATGAAAGTCAGCGCTCGCAACGTATTCAAAGGCAAAGTCAGCAATGTTCAGGCCGGCGCGGTCAACGCCGAAGTGGTACTGACATTGGCTGGCGGTGAGCAATTGGTGGCCGTCGTGACCATGGAAAGCATCAAGAGCCTCGGCATCGCCGTCGGCAAAGAAGCCGTCGCGCTGGTCAAGGCGCCATGGGTCATGTTGATGACCGAGTCCAGTGACATCCGCCTGTCGGCGCGCAACTGCCTGGAAGGTAAAGTGCTGAGCGTGACCGACGGCGCGGTCAACGCCGAAGTGGTCATCGAGCTGGCTGGTGGTTCCCGGGTCTACTCGATCGTGACCCGTGATGCCGTTGCCGAGCTGGGCCTGGCCAAAGGTGTCAGCGCCACAGCCGTGATCAAGGCTTCGCACATCATTCTGGGTGTTCCGGCCTGACTTGATTTCGCAGTAAACAAAGCCGGGCTCTTGCGACAGAGTCCGGCATTTTTTTGCCCGTCAAAACGCCCCGTCAATACTGCGCGGCAGATTCAGCGGATTACCTTCACGCAATACCTCTGGCAACAACTCATCGGGAAACCCTTGATACGTCACGGGCCGCAAGAAGCGCTCGATCGAGGTCATGCCGACCGAAGTGAAGCGGCTGTCCGATGTAGCGGGAAATGGCCCGCCGTGCACGGTGGCGAAGGTCACTTCCTGTGGGTGGGCGAAGGCGTTGACCACGATGCGCCCGGTGCGCCGTTCGAGAATCGGCAGCAGGCGCCGCGCCAATCCCAGATCGACACTTTCAAGGTGAATCGCCGCGCTGAGCTGACCCTTGAACGAGCGGGCGACTGCCAGCAGCTCGGCTTCATCACTGACCGATACCAACAGTGCCGACGGGCCGAACACTTCGTTCGCCAGTGCCGGTTCGCTGAGCAAATGCTGCCCCTCGATTTCCAGCAAGGCCGCACGTCCGGCGAACGTGGCATCGGCCGGCGTGCCTGCTGCGATCACCTGCGCGCCGGCACCTTCCATCGCCATCAGACCCTCGACGTAGGCGCCATGAATGCCCGGCGTCAGCATTGTCCGCGCCGGTGCCTCGCTGACCCGTTTGCGCATGGCGCTGCGCAGTTCATCAAACCCCGCACCGCGGATGGCAATCAGGATCGACGGACACAGGCAGGCCTGGCCGACGTTGACCAGCATGCGCTCGATAAAGCCGTCGCCGATTTCGGCGCCGCGAGCCGCCAGCGCCTCGGGCAGGATGAAGGTCGGGTTGACGCTGGTCATTTCAGTGAATACCGGGATCGGATCGCAGCGCAATTGCGCGCGGCGATAGAGCGCCATGCCGCCCTGTTCGGAGCCGGTGAAGGTCACAGCCTTGATCAGCGGATGATCCACCAGCGCTTCGCCAATGGCATTGCCGCCGCCACGCACCATCGAAAAAACCCCTTCGGGCAAGCCATGCGCCTGCACGGCTTTACGAATGGCGCGGGCCTGAATTTCCGAGGCCCCGGGATGCGCGTTGTGCGCCTTGAGAATCACGGTGGCCCCGGCCGCCAATGCCGACGCAGTGTCGCCACCCGCCACCGAGTAGGAAATCGGAAAGTTGCTCGCGCCGAAAATCGCCACCGGTCCAATGGCGATTTTTTGCAGGCGATGATCCATCCGTGGGCGCGGTTGACGCTCGGGTTGCGCCGGGTCGATCGCCAGTTGCAGGAAACGGCCCTTGCGCACGACATCGGCGAACTGGCGAAACTGGGTGGCCGCTTTTGCGGCTTCGCCTTCGAGCTGGGCTTGCGGCAGGCCGGTTTCCAGTGCCGCGCGCGCGGCCAGTTCATTGCGCACCTCATCGAGGTTTTCAGCGATGGTTTCGAGAAACGCGGCACGCTCGGCCAGCGAGGTGTGGCTGTAGTGGTCGAACGCAGCATCGGCGAGTGTGGCTGCCTGATCAACTTGTGCCGCACCGCCGAAAGCGAAGTCCGGTTCGATCAGATGATCAGTCGCCGGATTCAGCGCTTTCATCGTGCCTTCGGTGGCCGCAACGTCCGCCGCGCCGATCAGCAAATGGCCGGTCAGATTCATTGCGCTTCACCTTGGGATTTGAGGTTGGTAATCAGTTCGTCGGTGCTGGCAATAACGTGCGCGAATGTCGGGCCGTTGAGTTCGTGGGCGGCGTGCATCATTTCCGCTTTGAAGGCCGCCGTTGCATCGCGCACCAGGGTGACGTGGTAGCCCAGTTCCGAGGCATAGCGCGCGGTCGCTTCGATGCAGGTGTTGGCCAGCAGGCCGACGATGATCACGTGGGTGACGCCTTGCTGCTTCAGGCGAAAATCCAGATC
Encoded here:
- a CDS encoding aldehyde dehydrogenase (NADP(+)), with protein sequence MNLTGHLLIGAADVAATEGTMKALNPATDHLIEPDFAFGGAAQVDQAATLADAAFDHYSHTSLAERAAFLETIAENLDEVRNELAARAALETGLPQAQLEGEAAKAATQFRQFADVVRKGRFLQLAIDPAQPERQPRPRMDHRLQKIAIGPVAIFGASNFPISYSVAGGDTASALAAGATVILKAHNAHPGASEIQARAIRKAVQAHGLPEGVFSMVRGGGNAIGEALVDHPLIKAVTFTGSEQGGMALYRRAQLRCDPIPVFTEMTSVNPTFILPEALAARGAEIGDGFIERMLVNVGQACLCPSILIAIRGAGFDELRSAMRKRVSEAPARTMLTPGIHGAYVEGLMAMEGAGAQVIAAGTPADATFAGRAALLEIEGQHLLSEPALANEVFGPSALLVSVSDEAELLAVARSFKGQLSAAIHLESVDLGLARRLLPILERRTGRIVVNAFAHPQEVTFATVHGGPFPATSDSRFTSVGMTSIERFLRPVTYQGFPDELLPEVLREGNPLNLPRSIDGAF
- a CDS encoding TOBE domain-containing protein, coding for MKVSARNVFKGKVSNVQAGAVNAEVVLTLAGGEQLVAVVTMESIKSLGIAVGKEAVALVKAPWVMLMTESSDIRLSARNCLEGKVLSVTDGAVNAEVVIELAGGSRVYSIVTRDAVAELGLAKGVSATAVIKASHIILGVPA
- a CDS encoding M24 family metallopeptidase, producing MTTALGGKEAVGERFVLETMRHAQQLTWKAVDAIAAVIKPGMLESEATARGKEILAELDMDRIWHPLLIRFGANTLKTFKQRSDGDPVLGEEDIFFIDMGVVWQGHEGDAGATFTTGADPQMLACAAAAKELFDRVEAFWREGVSGVELYRYASDQAEAMGWVLNLNIKGHRVSDFPHAIHRGGDLGDFDQAPHAGVWILEIQIAHPSRPFGAFYEDLLI